The Edaphobacter sp. 12200R-103 genome contains a region encoding:
- a CDS encoding glycoside hydrolase family 127 protein yields the protein MSGSISRREFLASTTLAAAAVLADPRQAKAMAGPTTQPYMDWKMKPVLDFSKSPHAKLRQIPVGAVTVTGYWAARRKTNFASSIPSMREELVQHGRMTNFERLQGKSTEPQRGPVYSDSDIYKWTEAAAYVLQSQNEPELKKTMDAQIREIVAVQEPSGYLNTYYVEDRKALRMQQHTQEVGHELYCMGHYLQGAIAYYRATGDPTMLNAGIRFVDDFLLPNYGPGAGQTPIVSGHPEIEMSLIELYRTTGNRKYVDLAGYILHGDKRWTIKPSAIVYMYCGIPFPERTKLEGHAVRCMYACCGATDYYLETGDPAYWKTLETLWNDLVSHQLYVTGGVGARAEGEAFGDAYELPNARAYGESCAAIGNMMWNARMLAATGEARFTDVMERALYNGINSGMSLDGRMYCYRNPLAFEPATGDVIRNPWYDTTCCPPNIERTFASLPGYFYSTSKDGIYVHLYDASEMNWHLEDGTALKMTQKTEYPWKGEVELTVSPVKPHEFTVYLRIPGWSGKNGVRVNGNAVEGAKPGEYLAVRRTWNSGDRIELALDMTPHLLRANEAVMEDIGKAAMQRGPVVFCMEGVDQKIQSNERNLANLRVSLQGETQVRYEPGMLGGVAVLEHPGKLMGHDSTVLYRSAAGSGGTGEGTMLTLIPYYAWANRKPSPMQVWIPYTEA from the coding sequence ATGTCCGGATCGATTTCGCGACGGGAGTTTCTTGCTTCAACGACGCTGGCCGCTGCAGCGGTTCTTGCGGATCCGCGGCAGGCGAAGGCCATGGCAGGTCCGACGACACAGCCGTATATGGATTGGAAGATGAAGCCAGTGCTGGACTTCTCGAAGTCGCCGCACGCAAAGTTGCGACAGATTCCTGTGGGGGCGGTGACCGTTACCGGCTATTGGGCAGCCCGTCGAAAGACGAACTTCGCCAGCAGCATTCCGAGCATGCGCGAGGAGTTGGTGCAGCATGGGCGCATGACAAACTTCGAGCGCCTGCAGGGGAAATCGACAGAGCCGCAGAGGGGGCCGGTGTATTCGGACTCGGACATTTACAAGTGGACCGAAGCGGCGGCGTATGTTCTGCAGTCGCAGAACGAACCTGAGCTGAAGAAGACGATGGACGCGCAGATTCGAGAGATCGTCGCGGTGCAGGAGCCGAGTGGATACCTGAATACCTATTACGTGGAGGATCGCAAGGCATTGCGTATGCAGCAGCACACCCAGGAGGTAGGCCATGAACTATATTGCATGGGCCATTACCTGCAGGGAGCAATTGCATACTATCGTGCAACGGGCGACCCGACGATGCTGAATGCAGGCATCCGCTTCGTTGATGATTTTCTATTGCCGAATTATGGCCCGGGTGCGGGGCAGACTCCAATCGTCTCAGGACATCCCGAGATCGAGATGTCTCTGATTGAGCTTTATCGCACGACAGGAAACCGGAAGTATGTCGACCTTGCGGGATACATTCTTCACGGCGATAAGCGCTGGACCATCAAGCCAAGCGCGATTGTCTACATGTACTGCGGGATTCCATTCCCGGAGCGCACCAAGCTGGAAGGGCACGCGGTACGCTGCATGTATGCCTGCTGCGGAGCTACGGACTACTATCTGGAGACAGGTGATCCGGCATACTGGAAGACGCTGGAGACGTTATGGAACGATCTGGTATCGCACCAGCTCTATGTGACGGGAGGCGTGGGCGCGCGTGCGGAGGGAGAGGCCTTTGGCGATGCCTATGAACTTCCGAATGCCCGCGCTTATGGCGAAAGCTGCGCTGCCATCGGCAACATGATGTGGAATGCGCGCATGCTGGCGGCGACAGGTGAGGCGCGATTCACCGATGTGATGGAACGGGCGCTGTACAACGGCATCAACTCCGGAATGTCGCTCGACGGCAGGATGTATTGCTATCGCAATCCGCTGGCGTTCGAACCGGCGACGGGAGATGTGATCCGAAATCCGTGGTACGACACGACGTGTTGCCCGCCGAACATCGAGCGTACGTTCGCATCGCTACCCGGCTATTTCTACAGCACCAGCAAGGATGGCATCTATGTGCATCTGTACGATGCGTCGGAGATGAACTGGCATCTTGAAGATGGTACTGCACTGAAGATGACCCAGAAGACGGAGTATCCGTGGAAGGGCGAAGTGGAACTGACGGTGTCTCCAGTGAAGCCGCACGAGTTTACGGTCTATCTACGCATACCGGGCTGGTCGGGGAAGAACGGTGTTCGGGTCAACGGAAACGCCGTTGAAGGAGCGAAACCGGGAGAGTATCTGGCTGTAAGACGAACGTGGAATTCAGGCGACCGGATTGAGCTGGCATTGGATATGACCCCGCATCTGCTGAGAGCGAATGAAGCGGTGATGGAAGATATTGGCAAAGCAGCCATGCAGAGAGGGCCGGTAGTCTTCTGTATGGAGGGAGTAGATCAGAAGATTCAGAGTAACGAACGGAATCTTGCCAACCTGCGTGTTTCTCTGCAAGGGGAGACGCAGGTAAGGTATGAGCCTGGAATGCTGGGCGGAGTGGCGGTGCTAGAACATCCCGGAAAGCTGATGGGCCACGACTCCACGGTTCTGTACCGATCTGCTGCCGGCAGTGGAGGCACTGGGGAAGGGACGATGCTTACGCTGATTCCGTACTATGCATGGGCGAACCGTAAGCCTTCGCCGATGCAGGTTTGGATTCCTTACACCGAAGCCTGA
- a CDS encoding YkgJ family cysteine cluster protein encodes MPPLEGRYDASLIQIVDDALASTVQRSGRHLACRPGCTQCCHGIFPISQQDAARLREGLHLLVNHDPQRAARIAARVEDSLQQFAPLFPGDPSTGILSKDYEDSTLFADDAEGAIGENEPCPVLDPAIGTCDLYQHRPIVCRTFGPPMRTPDGDLATCELCYITATTEEIAACELDPTIPAQESASNAVYNASHSLQGETIVAFALRDAADIQTTKR; translated from the coding sequence ATGCCGCCATTAGAAGGCCGTTACGATGCCAGCCTCATCCAGATCGTCGATGATGCCCTGGCCTCCACCGTCCAGCGCAGCGGACGTCACCTCGCCTGCCGCCCCGGCTGCACACAATGCTGTCATGGCATCTTTCCCATCTCGCAACAGGACGCTGCACGTCTGCGTGAAGGTCTTCATCTTCTCGTAAACCACGATCCTCAACGCGCTGCCCGCATCGCCGCGAGGGTGGAAGATTCTCTTCAGCAGTTCGCTCCCCTCTTCCCCGGCGATCCCTCTACCGGCATACTCAGCAAGGACTATGAAGACTCCACCCTCTTCGCGGATGACGCGGAAGGCGCCATCGGAGAAAACGAGCCTTGTCCCGTCCTCGATCCTGCAATCGGCACCTGCGACCTTTATCAACACCGTCCCATCGTCTGCCGCACCTTCGGACCACCTATGCGAACTCCTGATGGCGATCTGGCGACCTGCGAACTCTGCTACATCACCGCCACCACAGAAGAGATAGCCGCCTGCGAGTTGGACCCCACCATCCCCGCCCAGGAGAGCGCCAGCAACGCGGTCTACAATGCCAGCCACTCTCTTCAAGGCGAAACCATCGTCGCTTTCGCTCTCCGGGACGCTGCAGATATCCAGACCACTAAGCGATAA
- a CDS encoding UbiX family flavin prenyltransferase, whose translation MLRALAADDRVTRIHFVASESSLRVFAEELQLSGRNNLAEKLLGAPSDKLRQHADSDIGASIASGSYPTSAMIVLPCSMGTLASIANGLASNLIHRAADVCLKERHPLILCVRETPFNRIHLRNMQLAAEAGATIFPAIPTLYNQPRSTTEMARQFVDRVLAHIGLPQPGAYQWGAEED comes from the coding sequence ATGCTGCGTGCTCTCGCTGCGGACGATCGCGTCACGCGCATTCACTTCGTTGCGTCCGAAAGCTCCCTGCGTGTCTTCGCGGAAGAACTTCAGTTGAGCGGACGCAACAATCTTGCAGAAAAACTGCTCGGAGCACCGTCCGATAAGCTCCGGCAGCACGCAGACTCCGACATCGGCGCCAGCATCGCCAGCGGAAGCTATCCCACCAGCGCCATGATCGTGCTTCCCTGCTCCATGGGAACGCTCGCCTCCATCGCCAATGGCCTCGCCAGCAACCTCATCCATCGCGCCGCCGACGTCTGCCTCAAAGAGCGCCATCCGCTTATCCTTTGCGTGCGCGAGACTCCGTTCAATCGGATCCATCTGCGCAATATGCAGCTGGCCGCTGAGGCCGGAGCCACCATCTTTCCCGCCATTCCCACGCTCTACAACCAGCCTCGAAGCACGACAGAGATGGCGCGGCAGTTCGTCGACCGCGTCCTTGCGCACATCGGCCTTCCGCAGCCTGGCGCATATCAGTGGGGCGCTGAAGAAGACTAA
- a CDS encoding alpha/beta fold hydrolase, protein MKVLWRTLLVLILLAVLGSLVFYFHPLWVADMQVRLELWREGVKSKYVEAGDYRLHYFEAGPADGAPVLLIHGLGARGEDWSRMLPALAADGFHVYAPDLPGYGRSSQPRDADYSITMEENAVVAFARAVHLPHAFVGGWSMGGWVAMKMALDHPEIVDRLVVYDSAGIYFPADFGAELFVPLDAPGITRLMKILSPDPKPLPEFVERDILRKFARNGWVIERSMRAMTYGHDLLDFRLQELRQPALVVWGSVDHLIPLMVGRRIHSLIPNSSLSIIEGCGHLAPLECWQPVARTTEEFLHAQPAMIGQEKTLQAAR, encoded by the coding sequence ATGAAGGTCTTATGGCGAACGTTGCTGGTTTTGATCCTTCTGGCCGTCCTGGGCAGTCTTGTCTTCTACTTCCATCCCCTGTGGGTTGCGGATATGCAGGTACGCCTGGAGCTGTGGCGTGAAGGCGTAAAGAGCAAGTATGTTGAGGCGGGTGACTATCGGCTGCACTACTTTGAAGCAGGTCCGGCTGACGGTGCGCCTGTACTGCTGATTCATGGTCTGGGAGCGCGTGGGGAGGACTGGTCGCGGATGCTGCCGGCACTGGCTGCAGACGGATTTCATGTCTACGCGCCGGATCTTCCCGGATATGGCAGGTCTTCGCAGCCCAGGGATGCTGACTACTCCATCACCATGGAAGAGAATGCCGTTGTCGCGTTTGCGCGGGCGGTTCATCTTCCGCATGCCTTCGTCGGTGGGTGGTCGATGGGCGGATGGGTGGCGATGAAGATGGCGTTGGATCATCCGGAGATAGTGGATCGGCTGGTCGTGTATGACAGCGCAGGCATTTATTTCCCGGCGGATTTCGGTGCGGAGTTGTTCGTCCCATTGGATGCGCCCGGTATTACGCGACTGATGAAGATTCTCTCGCCCGATCCGAAGCCGCTGCCGGAGTTTGTTGAGCGGGATATTCTGCGCAAATTTGCGCGGAACGGCTGGGTGATTGAGCGCAGCATGCGTGCCATGACCTATGGGCACGATCTGCTGGATTTTCGCCTGCAGGAGCTCCGTCAGCCTGCGCTGGTGGTGTGGGGCTCAGTGGATCACCTGATTCCGCTAATGGTGGGCCGGCGGATTCACTCCCTGATCCCGAACTCTTCGTTGAGCATTATCGAAGGCTGCGGACACCTGGCGCCGCTGGAATGCTGGCAGCCGGTAGCGAGGACGACGGAGGAGTTTCTGCATGCGCAGCCTGCGATGATAGGCCAGGAGAAGACTCTCCAGGCTGCTCGTTAG
- a CDS encoding NUDIX hydrolase — protein MAAVVLRDDAILLIRRGREPLLGAWSLPGGALELGEAMAEGVVREIFEETGIRVRPVEIVATLDRIVRDDQQRVRFHYVLVEWLCFAEDQQEPLVCGDDAAEARWVPREEISSTNYDLGETTLGVIEKALRLAETLER, from the coding sequence GTGGCAGCTGTGGTTTTGCGCGATGACGCCATCCTGTTGATCCGCCGCGGACGCGAGCCTTTGCTGGGTGCGTGGTCGCTGCCCGGGGGCGCCTTGGAGCTGGGCGAGGCGATGGCCGAAGGAGTCGTCCGCGAGATTTTTGAAGAGACCGGCATTCGCGTGCGACCGGTGGAGATCGTTGCCACTCTGGATCGCATTGTTCGCGACGATCAGCAGCGCGTGCGTTTCCATTATGTGCTGGTTGAGTGGCTCTGTTTCGCTGAGGATCAACAGGAGCCGCTGGTGTGCGGGGACGATGCTGCTGAGGCGAGGTGGGTGCCGCGCGAAGAGATTTCCTCTACAAACTACGACCTGGGCGAGACTACACTGGGCGTCATTGAGAAAGCCCTGCGGCTGGCGGAGACATTGGAGCGATGA
- a CDS encoding nitroreductase family protein, which yields MAEIKKTLSQAIAGRRATPSFDGVPIPLEDLKQILDAGLHAPSGYNMQPWRFIVVQAPEQKKKLRAASYNQAKVEEASAVIVACGDADGWRKDLDLMIQLGREGGMPESYAAQAQTSVSNFLSGFSREQMHGWLNKHVMIALTHMMLMAEVMGYDTAPMEGFEQDKVHEVLRLPMSYWVVALLAVGHLKGPDKFYGGRFEMAHTVFGEEFGKPLK from the coding sequence ATGGCAGAGATCAAGAAGACATTGTCCCAGGCGATTGCGGGGCGGCGCGCGACGCCGAGCTTCGATGGAGTTCCGATTCCGCTGGAGGATCTGAAGCAGATTCTGGATGCTGGTCTGCACGCTCCGAGCGGTTACAACATGCAGCCCTGGCGGTTTATCGTGGTGCAGGCGCCTGAGCAGAAGAAGAAGCTGCGGGCGGCGAGCTATAACCAGGCGAAGGTGGAAGAGGCCTCGGCCGTAATCGTGGCCTGTGGCGACGCCGACGGCTGGCGCAAGGACCTGGACCTGATGATTCAGCTTGGCCGTGAGGGCGGTATGCCGGAGAGCTATGCTGCGCAGGCTCAGACCAGTGTGTCGAACTTCCTTTCGGGCTTCAGCCGCGAGCAGATGCACGGATGGCTGAACAAGCACGTGATGATTGCCCTGACCCACATGATGCTGATGGCCGAGGTGATGGGATACGACACGGCGCCAATGGAAGGATTCGAGCAGGACAAGGTCCACGAGGTGCTTCGCCTGCCCATGAGCTATTGGGTTGTGGCGCTGCTTGCCGTAGGGCATCTGAAGGGGCCGGATAAGTTTTATGGTGGCCGCTTTGAGATGGCCCACACGGTCTTCGGCGAGGAGTTTGGCAAGCCTCTGAAGTGA
- a CDS encoding FadR/GntR family transcriptional regulator, which translates to MKKEAAITDVTPHSQLTMQVVDHVRSLIASGEVKPGDRLPPERELARELKISRSSLRAGIGFLSAMGVLKSRHGAGTFVSSGPPALDSSSLSVLGALHGFLPWQMFEARLVLESSIAALAAERATDEHVAELAEEVAEMYAALTDPQEYLIHDVRFHRTIARAAGNPILGALMETITANLYDYRSKTVEKAQDLKESAEMHREIFRAIKSRNPALARQTMEKHLNLARTAQAAEIEQAQPSQISIADTSEPARIISG; encoded by the coding sequence GTGAAAAAAGAGGCCGCCATCACCGACGTTACCCCGCATAGCCAGCTCACCATGCAGGTCGTCGACCACGTCCGTTCCCTCATTGCCTCTGGCGAGGTAAAACCCGGAGACCGCCTTCCCCCCGAACGCGAACTGGCACGAGAACTCAAGATCAGCCGCTCCAGCCTGCGCGCCGGAATCGGCTTCCTCTCCGCTATGGGTGTGCTCAAAAGCCGTCACGGCGCCGGAACCTTCGTCTCCAGTGGCCCTCCGGCTCTCGATTCCAGCTCGCTCTCCGTCCTGGGAGCACTTCACGGCTTCCTGCCCTGGCAGATGTTCGAGGCACGCCTCGTCCTCGAATCCTCGATCGCCGCCCTCGCAGCCGAGCGCGCCACCGATGAGCACGTCGCCGAGCTCGCCGAAGAAGTTGCCGAGATGTACGCCGCCCTCACCGACCCCCAGGAGTACCTCATCCACGATGTGCGCTTTCATCGCACCATCGCCCGCGCCGCCGGCAACCCCATCCTGGGCGCCCTGATGGAAACCATCACCGCCAATCTCTACGACTACCGCTCCAAGACCGTTGAAAAAGCGCAGGACCTCAAGGAATCTGCCGAAATGCATCGCGAGATCTTCCGCGCTATCAAATCGCGCAACCCGGCACTCGCCCGTCAAACGATGGAAAAGCACCTCAATCTGGCCCGCACCGCCCAGGCGGCCGAGATCGAGCAGGCACAACCATCCCAGATATCAATAGCAGATACATCAGAACCCGCCCGGATCATCAGCGGCTAA
- a CDS encoding LLM class flavin-dependent oxidoreductase, which produces MAKDRELRLSVLDQSPVPEGTAPAQALQNSIALARRVDELGFMRFWMSEHHAMDLLACTAPEIMLARIGAETSRIRIGSGGIMLPHYTPLKVAEVFRMLYGLYPERVDLGIGRAPGGGPMEALALRRSRKVAMEDDFPDQVTELLGFLEDGFPAGHPFGKVKAMPAPVAEERYAGPSVWMLGSSMWSSAAAVEFGLPYSFAHFFSPVKTRDAIEAYMRHFRPGIRLEKAEATVAVGVICAESQEEAEYLSASVKLLQQRIRLGERKPVAAPEDAIRELKMRGELPLEEGEWPRYFVGTPASVRERLEQMAGELGIREVIVNTIVWDHEKRIRSYDLLAREFGLRG; this is translated from the coding sequence ATGGCTAAGGACAGGGAACTAAGACTTTCGGTGCTGGATCAGTCGCCGGTACCGGAGGGGACAGCTCCGGCACAGGCTTTGCAGAATTCGATTGCGCTGGCGCGGAGGGTGGACGAGTTGGGATTTATGCGCTTCTGGATGTCAGAGCATCACGCGATGGACCTGCTGGCATGCACGGCTCCGGAGATTATGCTGGCGCGGATTGGGGCGGAGACAAGCAGGATACGCATCGGGTCGGGTGGGATTATGTTGCCGCACTACACTCCGCTGAAGGTGGCGGAGGTTTTCAGGATGCTCTACGGGTTGTATCCGGAGAGGGTGGACCTGGGAATAGGACGTGCTCCCGGGGGAGGGCCGATGGAGGCGCTGGCGCTGAGGCGGAGCCGGAAGGTGGCGATGGAAGATGATTTTCCGGATCAGGTGACGGAGCTGCTGGGCTTTCTGGAGGACGGCTTTCCGGCGGGACATCCGTTCGGGAAGGTGAAGGCGATGCCGGCGCCTGTTGCGGAGGAGAGGTACGCCGGGCCGTCGGTATGGATGCTGGGGTCGAGCATGTGGAGTTCGGCGGCGGCGGTGGAGTTTGGATTGCCGTACTCCTTCGCGCATTTTTTTTCGCCGGTGAAGACGAGAGACGCGATTGAGGCGTACATGAGGCACTTCAGGCCGGGGATCCGGCTAGAGAAGGCTGAGGCGACAGTAGCGGTGGGAGTGATCTGCGCGGAGAGCCAGGAGGAGGCAGAGTACCTGTCCGCCAGCGTAAAACTGCTGCAGCAGAGAATCCGGTTGGGAGAGAGGAAACCGGTTGCGGCTCCGGAGGATGCGATACGCGAATTGAAGATGCGTGGAGAACTTCCGCTGGAGGAAGGGGAGTGGCCGCGGTACTTTGTGGGAACTCCGGCATCGGTACGGGAGCGGCTGGAGCAAATGGCGGGAGAACTGGGGATTAGAGAGGTGATCGTAAACACGATTGTCTGGGATCACGAAAAGCGGATCAGGAGCTACGATCTGCTGGCACGCGAGTTTGGGTTGAGGGGCTGA
- the deoC gene encoding deoxyribose-phosphate aldolase, whose product MSSSLTQTESQTFNSTSFAQQALSSPQNLAAVLDHTLLKPDANRSQVLQLCHEAAEHRFACAMVNPVWVQTAVSALQGTGVPVGVVVGFPLGATLSPSKRDETARVLKQGAHDIDMVLNVGLLKSATPADYELVKQDIRGVVELAHGNGAIVKVILETCLLTFEEKLRASELALSAGADFLKTSTGFSTGGATVDDIGLLRGVAGSRAGVKASGGIRSLADASAMLHAGASRIGASASVKIVNELSGQEAASSPSNGSY is encoded by the coding sequence ATGAGCAGCAGCCTGACGCAAACAGAATCGCAGACTTTCAACTCAACCAGCTTCGCGCAACAGGCGCTCTCTTCTCCTCAGAACCTCGCCGCCGTCCTCGATCACACTCTGCTGAAACCTGATGCCAATCGCTCCCAGGTCCTCCAACTCTGCCACGAAGCTGCAGAACACCGCTTCGCCTGCGCGATGGTCAATCCCGTCTGGGTCCAGACCGCAGTTTCTGCACTGCAGGGCACGGGCGTCCCCGTCGGCGTCGTCGTGGGTTTTCCTCTCGGCGCTACGCTCTCCCCCTCCAAGCGTGACGAGACCGCGCGTGTGCTCAAGCAAGGGGCGCACGACATCGACATGGTACTCAATGTCGGTTTGCTCAAAAGCGCAACTCCAGCTGACTATGAGCTGGTCAAGCAGGACATCCGCGGCGTCGTTGAACTCGCCCATGGCAATGGAGCCATCGTGAAGGTTATTTTGGAAACCTGCCTGTTGACCTTCGAAGAAAAGCTGCGGGCCTCAGAGCTTGCACTCTCTGCAGGAGCCGACTTTCTCAAAACCTCCACTGGCTTCTCTACCGGAGGAGCCACCGTAGATGACATCGGGCTTCTTCGGGGAGTCGCAGGCTCGCGCGCCGGCGTCAAGGCATCCGGGGGCATCCGCTCACTCGCCGACGCTTCGGCCATGCTTCACGCTGGAGCATCGCGCATCGGAGCCAGCGCCAGCGTTAAGATCGTCAATGAGCTCTCCGGCCAGGAGGCGGCTTCCAGCCCTTCCAACGGCAGTTACTGA
- a CDS encoding SpoIIE family protein phosphatase produces MSTANKQRRGTSPPTAPPSEAAPENAFEGDYRPRSEETPQTTNIRVDPVHQVEFLHSLADALNTTLDLNTLMHRVADLVRAVIDYRIFAILLINDRTQELWMRFQIGHTPEIERTRLKMGRGIVGQAALQRRSLRIDDVTQEEHYINANPEVRSEMAVPLIVKNRVIGVFDIESEIPAYFTEQHQRLLELVASRVAIAVENARLYTRVSRQAQTLAVLNEISREITSILDLDDLLERIGQLLKRVIDYQMFTILLWNDRTQQFEHRFSSRYGERIKRDRTVALGEGIIGSAAELRESILAPDVRKDSRYLAINPETRSELTVPLIYKGQVIGVIDLEHTRVNYYNEDHQRTLSTLAAQVAISIANARLYQRIHEEEQRMERDLEMARQVQLRLLPPQPPKMERAEFSAQFVAARSIGGDIYDFLDYGSGRVAIAVGDVSGKAAPAALYAALVSGILRSLAAQQLSPAALLSALNDQLQERRLDSQYVTMLVAIWDDSNQTLQIANAGSVQPLFVSLISSSSRTTVEVKTIKAEGFPLGLFPDVQYEEFTISTRTGDLLVFFSDGIPDAENAKGDMFGTERLAKVLKAQRQPTAASTVDAILKAVSDFQSGTEHFDDETVVVLRAL; encoded by the coding sequence ATGTCTACGGCCAACAAACAGCGACGCGGAACCTCTCCCCCCACCGCGCCTCCCAGCGAGGCCGCACCCGAGAACGCCTTCGAGGGGGACTACAGGCCTCGCTCCGAAGAGACGCCTCAGACAACGAATATCCGCGTCGATCCCGTTCATCAGGTCGAATTTCTTCATTCGCTTGCCGATGCCCTCAACACCACGCTCGACCTGAACACCCTGATGCACCGTGTCGCAGACCTCGTTCGCGCCGTCATCGATTACCGCATCTTCGCCATCCTGCTGATTAACGACCGCACCCAGGAGCTCTGGATGCGCTTCCAGATCGGCCATACGCCTGAAATCGAACGTACCCGCCTGAAGATGGGCCGCGGTATCGTCGGCCAGGCTGCCCTGCAGCGCAGAAGCCTGCGAATCGACGACGTCACCCAGGAAGAGCACTACATTAATGCCAATCCCGAGGTGCGCTCGGAGATGGCCGTCCCGCTGATCGTAAAAAATCGCGTGATCGGCGTCTTCGACATCGAATCCGAAATTCCCGCCTACTTTACGGAACAGCATCAGCGGCTGCTTGAACTGGTCGCCTCCCGCGTCGCCATCGCAGTCGAAAATGCGCGCCTTTATACCCGCGTCTCCCGCCAGGCGCAGACGCTGGCTGTGCTTAATGAGATCTCACGCGAGATCACCAGCATCCTCGACCTCGACGACCTTCTGGAGCGCATCGGTCAGTTGCTGAAACGGGTCATCGATTATCAGATGTTCACCATCCTGCTGTGGAACGATCGCACTCAGCAGTTTGAGCACCGCTTCTCTTCCCGCTACGGCGAGCGGATCAAGCGCGACCGCACCGTAGCGCTAGGTGAAGGCATCATCGGATCGGCCGCGGAGCTGCGAGAGTCCATCCTCGCGCCGGATGTCCGCAAGGATTCGCGGTATCTCGCAATCAATCCCGAGACGCGTTCCGAGCTGACCGTCCCCCTGATTTATAAGGGCCAGGTCATCGGCGTCATCGATCTTGAGCACACACGCGTCAACTACTACAACGAGGACCACCAGCGCACGCTCTCCACACTCGCTGCACAGGTTGCGATCTCCATTGCGAACGCTCGGCTCTACCAACGCATTCACGAGGAAGAACAGCGCATGGAGCGCGACCTCGAGATGGCCCGGCAGGTGCAGTTGCGCCTGCTTCCACCCCAGCCGCCGAAGATGGAGCGGGCAGAGTTCTCTGCCCAGTTCGTCGCTGCCCGCTCTATTGGCGGCGACATCTACGATTTCCTCGACTACGGGTCCGGCCGAGTTGCCATCGCCGTCGGCGATGTCAGCGGAAAGGCGGCTCCAGCCGCACTCTATGCGGCACTCGTCAGCGGAATCTTGCGCTCGCTCGCCGCACAGCAATTGTCGCCGGCGGCCCTGCTCTCCGCGCTCAACGACCAGCTGCAGGAACGTCGCCTCGACTCGCAGTACGTGACGATGCTGGTCGCCATCTGGGACGACTCCAACCAGACGCTCCAGATCGCCAACGCAGGTTCGGTGCAGCCTCTCTTCGTCTCGCTGATCTCCAGTAGTTCCCGAACCACCGTCGAGGTGAAGACCATCAAGGCCGAAGGATTTCCTCTGGGTCTCTTCCCCGATGTGCAGTACGAAGAGTTCACGATCTCGACCCGGACAGGCGATCTCCTTGTCTTCTTTTCCGATGGCATCCCCGACGCTGAAAACGCAAAGGGCGATATGTTCGGGACCGAGCGCCTTGCGAAGGTATTGAAGGCGCAGCGTCAGCCCACCGCGGCCTCCACGGTCGACGCTATCCTCAAGGCTGTCTCCGACTTCCAGTCGGGCACCGAGCATTTTGACGACGAGACGGTCGTGGTTCTGCGCGCGCTCTAG